In Eubalaena glacialis isolate mEubGla1 chromosome 4, mEubGla1.1.hap2.+ XY, whole genome shotgun sequence, one DNA window encodes the following:
- the LOC133089545 gene encoding LOW QUALITY PROTEIN: eukaryotic translation initiation factor 2 subunit 3-like (The sequence of the model RefSeq protein was modified relative to this genomic sequence to represent the inferred CDS: inserted 1 base in 1 codon), with protein sequence MVFPPSRQDSGGAGGARGGEAGVTLGQPHLFRQDLNTLDVTKLMPLSHEVISRQSTINIGTIGHVAHGKSRVVKAISGVHTVRFKNELERNITIKLGYANAKIYKLDDPSCPRQECYRSCGSSTPDEFPTDIPGTKGSFKLFRRVSFVDCPGHDSLMAILLNGAAVMDAALLLIAGNKSCPQPQTFEHLAAIEIMKLKHILILQNKIDLVKESQAKEQYEQILAFVQGTVAEGAPIIPISAQLKYNIEVVCEYIVKKIPVPPRDFTSEPRLIVIRSFDVNKPGCEVDDLKGGVVGGSILKGVLKVGQEIEVRPGIVSKDSEGKLMCKPIFSKIVSLFAEHNDLQYAAPGGLIGVGTKIDPTLCRADRXGAVGALPEILTELEISCSLLRRLLGVRTEGDKKAAKVQKLSKNEVLMVNIGSLSTGGRVSAVKADLGKIVLTNPVCTEVGEKNCP encoded by the exons ATGGTGTTTCCCC CCTCCAGGCAAGatagtgggggggcggggggggcgaggGGGGGCGAGGCTGGTGTGACTTTAGGGCAGCCGCACCTTTTTCGGCAAGATCTCAACACTTTGGATGTTACCAAGTTGATGCCACTTTCACATGAAGTTATCAGCAGACAGTCCACAATTAATATAGGTACAATTGGTCATGTAGCTCATGGGAAATCTAGGGTTGTAAAAGCTATTTCTGGAGTTCACACTGTCAGGTTCAAAAATGAACTAGAAAGAAATATTACAATCAAACTTGGCTATGCTAATGCTAAGATATATAAACTTGACGACCCAAGTTGTCCTCGGCAAGAATGTTATAGATCCTGTGGAAGTAGTACACCTGATGAGTTTCCTACAGACATTCCAGGGACCAAAGGGAGCTTCAAATTATTCAGACGTGTTTCCTTTGTTGACTGTCCTGGCCACGATAGTTTGATGGCTATTCTGCTGAACGGTGCTGCAGTGATGGATGCAGCTCTTCTGTTGATAGCTGGTAACAAGTCTTGTCCTCAGCCTCAGACTTTCGAACACCTGGCTGCTATAGAAATCATGAAACTGAAGCATATTTTGattctacaaaataaaattgatttggtAAAAGAAAGCCAGGCTAAAGAACAGTATGAACAGATCCTTGCATTTGTACAAGGTACAGTAGCAGAAGGAGCTCCTATTATTCCAATTTCTGCTCAGCTAAAATACAATATTGAAGTTGTCTGCGAGTACATAGTAAAGAAAATTCCAGTACCCCCAAGAGACTTTACTTCAGAACCCCGACTTATTGTTATTAGATCCTTTGATGTCAACAAACCTGGCTGTGAGGTTGATGACCTTAAGGGGGGTGTAGTTGGTGGTAGTATTCTAAAAGGAGTATTAAAGGTGGGCCAGGAGATAGAAGTCAGACCTGGTATTGTTTCCAAAGATAGTGAAGGAAAACTCATGTGTAAACCCATCTTTTCCAAAATTGTATCGCTTTTTGCAGAGCATAATGATCTTCAGTATGCTGCTCCAGGAGGTCTTATTGGAGTTGGAACAAAAATTGACCCCACTTTGTGCCGGGCTGACA ATGGCGCAGTTGGAGCTTTACCTGAAATCCTCACAGAATTGGAAATTTCCTGTTCCCTGCTTAGACGGCTTCTAGGTGTACGCACTGAAGGAGACAAGAAAGCAGCAAAAGTGCAAAAGCTGTCTAAGAATGAAGTGCTTATGGTGAACATAGGATCCCTGTCGACAGGAGGAAGAGTTAGTGCAGTCAAAGCTGATTTGGGCAAAATCGTTTTGACTAATCCTGTGTGCACAgaagtaggagaaaaaaattgCCCTTAG